From Thermoleophilia bacterium, the proteins below share one genomic window:
- a CDS encoding spermine synthase: MRLRLVLPVLVFVAGASTLAAELTGARLLAPWFGASNLVWANVIGLTLIYLSLGYWLGGTLADRHPTPRALGAVVIMAAIALAILPIALTPIFEAAQRAFADLSAGAFVASFVGTMLMFLVPITLLGMVAPWAIRLSVTDVQTAGSVSGRLYAISTLGSILGTFLPVLVLIPAIGTRRTLILIAAVLALSALPLLGATAASAPVVIAALLLLPVGTVKAQDGETVVFEAESPYQYVQVTETPDGRRLLRLNEGWALHSILPADRGALVGGYWDAFATLPLITATPRGRVAILGNAGGTTARAYRMLWPAWHVDGVEIDPVVSRVGRTLLDMSGPNLTVHEADARFWLAADRGPFTGIIVDAYRQPYIPFHLATTEFFRQARNRLARDGVVAINVGTPPDEEAVVARIGATMRTVFPAVLVARYEEFTSVLIAFANPATATRTVARLQAATGVLAGPARQLASGLKSIPGGGEIFTDDRAPVEQMTDGAILNYLNRGAPGA; this comes from the coding sequence GTGCGGCTCCGACTCGTTCTTCCGGTGCTGGTGTTCGTCGCCGGGGCCTCCACCCTGGCCGCCGAGCTCACCGGCGCCCGCCTGCTCGCCCCATGGTTCGGAGCCAGCAATCTGGTGTGGGCGAACGTGATCGGGCTCACGCTCATCTACCTCTCCCTAGGCTACTGGCTGGGCGGGACCCTGGCCGACCGCCACCCCACCCCACGGGCGCTCGGGGCGGTGGTCATCATGGCCGCCATCGCACTGGCCATCCTTCCCATCGCGCTCACGCCCATTTTCGAGGCCGCGCAACGGGCCTTCGCCGACCTCTCCGCAGGTGCGTTCGTGGCCTCCTTCGTGGGCACCATGCTCATGTTCCTCGTACCCATCACACTCCTCGGCATGGTCGCCCCGTGGGCCATCCGCCTGTCGGTGACCGATGTGCAGACCGCCGGGTCGGTGTCGGGGCGCCTGTACGCCATCTCCACCCTCGGCAGCATCCTCGGCACCTTCTTACCCGTGCTCGTGCTCATCCCGGCCATCGGAACCCGCCGCACACTCATCCTCATCGCGGCCGTTTTGGCCCTGTCGGCCCTTCCCCTACTGGGAGCGACAGCGGCGTCCGCGCCCGTCGTCATCGCCGCCCTGCTCCTGCTCCCTGTGGGGACGGTGAAGGCGCAGGACGGAGAGACCGTGGTGTTCGAGGCCGAATCGCCGTACCAATACGTGCAGGTGACCGAGACACCGGATGGGCGGCGGCTCCTACGCCTGAACGAGGGGTGGGCCCTGCACTCGATCCTCCCGGCCGACCGCGGGGCGCTGGTGGGCGGCTACTGGGACGCGTTCGCCACCCTGCCCCTCATCACCGCCACCCCACGCGGCCGCGTCGCGATCCTCGGGAACGCCGGCGGCACCACCGCGCGTGCGTACCGGATGCTGTGGCCCGCGTGGCACGTGGATGGCGTGGAGATCGACCCGGTGGTGAGCCGGGTCGGGCGCACTCTCCTCGATATGTCGGGTCCCAACCTCACGGTGCACGAGGCCGACGCCCGTTTCTGGCTCGCCGCCGACCGCGGACCGTTCACCGGAATCATCGTTGACGCGTACCGCCAGCCGTACATCCCGTTCCACTTGGCCACGACTGAGTTCTTCCGACAGGCGCGTAACCGTCTCGCCCGGGATGGGGTGGTCGCCATCAACGTCGGCACGCCTCCCGACGAGGAGGCGGTCGTCGCGCGCATCGGCGCCACCATGCGCACAGTGTTCCCGGCGGTACTCGTCGCCCGTTACGAGGAATTCACCAGCGTGCTCATCGCATTCGCCAACCCCGCGACGGCAACGCGAACCGTCGCACGACTGCAAGCAGCGACGGGCGTTCTTGCGGGACCTGCTAGGCAGTTGGCATCGGGCCTGAAATCGATACCCGGCGGCGGTGAAATCTTCACCGACGATCGTGCCCCCGTGGAGCAAATGACCGATGGAGCGATTCTCAACTACCTCAACCGGGGTGCCCCGGGGGCATGA
- the fsa gene encoding fructose-6-phosphate aldolase: MKLFIDTASIEDIEEIASWGVLDGVTTNPTLLARVDGDEDSIYRRICELVDGPISAEVVADNVPTMVTEGRRLAAIHPNIVVKLPTSREGLTATSVLARDGIRVNMTLCFTASQAMLAASAGAAFVSPFIGRYDDISQNGLGPLAEIIECFATADYGTEVLAASIRSPVHVVEAARLGADIATIPPKVFHQMLHHPLTTAGIEQFNTDYAARLARTDV; encoded by the coding sequence GTGAAGCTGTTCATCGACACCGCGAGCATTGAGGACATCGAGGAGATCGCCTCGTGGGGCGTGCTCGACGGGGTCACCACCAATCCCACCCTGCTCGCGCGGGTGGATGGGGATGAGGATTCCATCTACCGACGCATCTGCGAGTTGGTGGACGGCCCCATCTCAGCCGAGGTCGTTGCCGACAATGTGCCCACCATGGTGACGGAGGGCAGGCGTCTGGCCGCCATTCACCCGAACATCGTGGTGAAGTTGCCAACGAGCCGCGAGGGCCTCACCGCGACGTCGGTGCTCGCTCGCGACGGGATCCGTGTGAACATGACGCTCTGCTTCACGGCGAGTCAGGCAATGCTTGCCGCATCCGCCGGCGCTGCGTTCGTGTCGCCGTTCATCGGTCGCTACGACGACATCTCGCAGAACGGCCTCGGACCCCTCGCGGAGATTATCGAGTGCTTTGCCACGGCCGATTACGGGACCGAGGTGCTCGCGGCATCCATCCGCAGTCCGGTTCACGTGGTGGAGGCCGCCCGCCTGGGTGCCGACATCGCGACCATCCCGCCGAAGGTCTTCCACCAGATGCTCCACCATCCGCTCACGACCGCCGGCATTGAGCAGTTCAACACCGACTACGCGGCCCGCCTCGCCCGCACGGACGTATGA
- the thrB gene encoding homoserine kinase yields the protein MAANREALSITAPATSANLGPGFDVLALALDLANEVRVVRRPGPLTVVVEGEGAGEAPLDASNLVCRALSEGIGDLDGLQITCRNRIPFGRGLGSSAAAVCSGLVAANALGNLRWSPSDILARAIALEGHGDNAAACLDGGITALVPGPRSLRIPPPDGLALVVVIPDVRVSTPEARSLMPSQVPIADAAHNLAATSGLVLTLERGRVDEIPEFLMDRLHEPYRAALCPGIDRLKAVEHPGLLGVTVSGSGPSMLMWVMSDAASEIAAAARATLDQGAVRAEVRVERIASAGVRARWEGTEGTVLARTPG from the coding sequence ATGGCAGCTAACCGCGAGGCGCTGTCCATCACGGCGCCCGCGACATCGGCCAATCTGGGGCCGGGCTTCGACGTGTTGGCCCTCGCCCTTGACCTCGCCAACGAGGTGCGCGTCGTGCGCCGCCCGGGTCCCCTCACGGTCGTCGTGGAGGGTGAGGGGGCGGGCGAGGCCCCGCTCGATGCCAGCAACCTTGTGTGTCGGGCACTGTCCGAGGGCATCGGCGATCTCGACGGCCTTCAGATCACCTGTCGCAACCGCATCCCATTTGGGCGTGGCCTCGGGTCGTCGGCGGCGGCCGTGTGTTCCGGGCTCGTGGCGGCGAACGCGCTTGGCAACCTGCGCTGGTCGCCGTCCGACATCCTTGCCCGGGCCATCGCACTGGAGGGGCATGGGGACAATGCGGCCGCGTGCCTCGACGGAGGCATCACCGCGCTTGTACCGGGCCCTCGCTCCCTTCGTATCCCACCCCCCGATGGCCTCGCCCTCGTCGTGGTCATCCCCGATGTACGGGTGTCCACTCCTGAGGCCCGTTCGTTGATGCCTTCCCAGGTACCCATCGCCGACGCTGCCCACAACCTCGCCGCCACCTCGGGTCTGGTCCTCACGCTCGAACGTGGCCGCGTGGACGAGATCCCTGAGTTCCTTATGGACCGTCTTCATGAGCCCTACCGTGCGGCGCTCTGTCCGGGCATCGACCGCCTGAAGGCGGTCGAGCATCCGGGCCTGCTGGGCGTGACCGTCTCGGGGTCGGGTCCCAGCATGCTCATGTGGGTGATGTCGGACGCCGCCTCGGAGATTGCCGCTGCCGCCCGCGCCACCCTCGATCAGGGGGCGGTGCGCGCGGAGGTCCGTGTAGAGCGCATCGCTTCTGCGGGCGTTCGCGCGCGGTGGGAGGGTACCGAGGGCACCGTGCTCGCCCGCACGCCCGGCTGA
- the argJ gene encoding bifunctional glutamate N-acetyltransferase/amino-acid acetyltransferase ArgJ, with protein MSAGGPDIGASDRLCRHRQPHEGRRGPGGAEPQPHGRSARDRGPALTDWAPVARADWIAAPEGLTRVEGSGVTAPSGYRAAGVAAGVKGDGALDLGLLVSDRPTASALVDTPSALPSAAVIYTRFLPPGGLRGVVVNSGCANASTGDEGIADARTMGETAAAACGLPLGSLAVCSTGVIGERLPMMSLAAGIDHAAASLSANNGVAFGEAIRTTDAFSKGGTFRLVLSTGEVTIGAAAKGAGMIRPNMATMLAYVTTDACVLPNDLLAATRAAADRGFNRISVDGQMSPSDTLLVIANGAGPPIDGDDLTLFADALRAICRYLAILMVKDGEGAEHVVRVVVEGARDDAEAERVVRAVGESALVRTAVYGRDANWGRISQAVGQALAGSGGRVEIALRFDGIRPDEQGIDDVMARAEYEIHLGLGAGRGDGWAELFVSDLGHGYVSVNAEYRT; from the coding sequence GTGTCCGCTGGTGGACCCGACATCGGCGCGTCTGATCGTCTTTGCCGTCATCGACAACCTCATGAAGGGCGCCGCGGGCCAGGCGGTGCAGAACCTCAACCTCATGGCCGGTCGGCCCGAGACCGAGGGCCTGCTCTGACCGACTGGGCTCCCGTTGCGCGCGCCGACTGGATCGCCGCGCCTGAGGGCCTCACCCGGGTGGAGGGCTCCGGGGTCACCGCACCGTCGGGGTATCGCGCGGCGGGCGTCGCCGCCGGGGTCAAGGGGGACGGCGCGCTCGACCTCGGCCTCTTAGTGAGTGACCGGCCTACCGCGTCGGCGCTTGTGGACACCCCGAGCGCCCTGCCATCGGCGGCGGTCATCTACACCCGTTTCCTCCCACCGGGTGGGCTGCGGGGTGTGGTGGTCAACAGTGGTTGCGCCAACGCCTCCACCGGTGACGAGGGAATCGCGGATGCCCGCACGATGGGGGAGACCGCGGCCGCCGCCTGCGGGCTTCCCCTCGGCAGCCTGGCCGTGTGTTCCACCGGCGTCATCGGCGAGCGCCTTCCCATGATGTCGCTCGCCGCCGGAATCGACCACGCGGCGGCGTCGCTCTCGGCCAATAACGGCGTGGCCTTCGGCGAGGCCATCCGCACGACCGATGCGTTCTCGAAGGGGGGAACGTTTCGTCTGGTGCTGTCCACCGGTGAGGTGACCATCGGTGCCGCCGCCAAGGGCGCGGGGATGATCCGACCCAACATGGCCACGATGCTCGCCTACGTGACGACCGACGCCTGCGTACTCCCGAACGACCTCCTCGCGGCCACCCGCGCCGCCGCCGATCGCGGGTTCAACCGGATCAGTGTGGACGGCCAGATGAGCCCTAGCGACACGCTGCTGGTGATTGCGAACGGCGCCGGGCCGCCGATCGACGGCGACGATCTCACTCTGTTTGCGGATGCCCTCCGCGCGATCTGCCGGTACCTCGCGATCCTGATGGTGAAGGACGGCGAGGGCGCCGAGCACGTCGTGCGCGTGGTGGTGGAGGGGGCCCGCGACGATGCGGAGGCCGAGCGCGTGGTGCGCGCGGTGGGTGAGAGCGCCCTGGTACGGACGGCCGTGTACGGGCGCGACGCCAACTGGGGGCGCATCAGCCAGGCAGTGGGGCAGGCGCTGGCCGGGTCCGGGGGTCGCGTGGAGATTGCGCTGCGGTTCGACGGGATACGTCCCGACGAGCAGGGGATCGACGACGTGATGGCGCGAGCGGAGTACGAGATCCACCTCGGCCTCGGCGCGGGCCGCGGCGATGGCTGGGCCGAGCTATTCGTCAGCGACCTCGGACACGGGTACGTGAGCGTGAACGCGGAGTACCGCACGTAA
- a CDS encoding homoserine dehydrogenase: MSDVIRIGMLGCGTVGQGVVRILRETGATIERATGHRLEIGPILVRDLAVDRPGVDLALLTTDPEVVLGDEGVDILIEVMGGVTPTYDWLLRALGSGTSVVTANKQLLARHGPDLLAAAQAGGSELRFEASVCAAIPVIKVLRESLLAAEIVSVMGIVNGTTNFILTEMRRSGVGYPEAVRQAQELGYAEADPTEDVGGGDAAAKMAILSSIAFHTRVLIDDVHYSGIDDLQGDDVDIARDLGFTMKLLGVARLVDGAISVRVHPALVPDDHPLASVNGSDNAVLLESETVRQIMLVGPGAGGTETASAVVSDVLSILGSRPGSFLAGALVDAGRPMAPEGSLESAFYLRLEVADEPGVLARVSSVLGECGVSILTVVQRGEGHRARLVMILHRGPESTVTDAIGRLSDLPEVRENPVLLHVVGTGEAP, translated from the coding sequence GTGAGCGACGTCATCCGCATTGGAATGCTGGGCTGCGGCACCGTGGGCCAGGGTGTCGTCCGAATCCTCCGGGAGACCGGCGCCACCATCGAGCGGGCCACGGGGCACCGGCTGGAGATCGGACCCATCCTCGTCCGGGACCTCGCGGTGGATCGTCCAGGGGTCGACCTCGCCCTTCTCACCACCGATCCTGAGGTGGTGCTGGGTGATGAGGGTGTCGACATTCTTATTGAGGTCATGGGGGGTGTGACCCCCACGTACGACTGGCTGCTGCGCGCCCTCGGCAGTGGCACGTCGGTGGTCACCGCCAACAAGCAGCTGCTCGCACGCCACGGACCCGACCTCTTGGCCGCCGCTCAGGCCGGTGGCAGCGAGTTGCGCTTCGAGGCGTCGGTGTGCGCCGCCATCCCCGTCATCAAGGTGCTGCGCGAATCGTTGCTGGCCGCTGAGATCGTGTCGGTCATGGGAATCGTCAACGGAACCACCAACTTCATCCTCACCGAGATGCGCCGCAGCGGTGTGGGGTATCCCGAGGCCGTTCGGCAGGCGCAGGAGTTGGGGTACGCCGAGGCCGATCCCACCGAGGACGTGGGCGGGGGAGACGCCGCCGCGAAGATGGCGATCCTCTCGTCCATCGCATTCCACACTCGGGTGCTCATCGACGACGTCCACTACTCGGGGATCGATGACCTGCAGGGCGATGACGTGGACATCGCCCGCGACCTCGGGTTCACCATGAAGTTGCTGGGCGTCGCCCGCTTGGTGGACGGTGCCATCTCGGTACGGGTTCATCCCGCTCTCGTTCCGGATGACCACCCCCTCGCGTCGGTGAACGGATCCGACAATGCCGTGCTGCTCGAGAGCGAGACGGTGCGCCAGATCATGCTGGTGGGGCCGGGTGCCGGTGGGACCGAGACGGCCTCCGCGGTGGTGAGCGACGTCCTCTCGATCCTCGGGAGCCGGCCCGGATCATTTCTGGCCGGCGCCCTCGTAGATGCCGGCCGTCCCATGGCTCCCGAGGGGTCGCTCGAGAGCGCCTTCTACCTGCGCCTCGAGGTTGCCGACGAGCCGGGCGTCCTCGCCCGCGTGTCATCCGTGCTGGGTGAGTGTGGCGTGTCAATTCTCACCGTGGTGCAGCGCGGTGAGGGGCACCGCGCCCGTCTGGTCATGATCTTGCACCGTGGCCCCGAGTCGACGGTCACCGACGCGATCGGTCGCCTCAGTGACCTGCCCGAGGTGCGCGAGAACCCCGTGCTCCTCCACGTGGTGGGCACCGGGGAAGCTCCGTGA
- the lysA gene encoding diaminopimelate decarboxylase, which yields MQPLSHVLPPSAATTPEGHLSIGGCDVVALAEEHGTPLVIYDEGLLRETMRRYVTAFRAHDSHAEVVYASKAFWAQAFLRMAHEEGLRVDVASGGELFMALRAGFPAQAVVMHGNAKDPREISEALDAGVGLIVVDSLDEIALLDRLAGERGVTQDVLIRVTPGVKPSTHAYISTGQLDSKFGFSLEGGLAAAAVAAVRAVPNLDLVGLHCHIGSQIFEIGAYRVAAALLAGFVSEVGGDLPIVDMGGGLGIAYTRHDDPPSVEEYADMVMEAVSREWEAVGLARPRVMVEPGRSMVGRAGLTVYRVTGTKDIPGVRRYAAVDGGMSDLMRPMLYGAVYEAILPERPHAEATETVRLVGKHCESGDVLIDEAELPPVRAGDLVCLPATGAYGVAMASNYNGVTRPAVVFVNDGVATTVVRRETYAELVARDL from the coding sequence ATGCAGCCACTTTCTCACGTTCTCCCACCGTCGGCAGCCACGACTCCGGAGGGCCACCTCTCGATTGGCGGATGCGATGTCGTCGCCCTCGCCGAGGAGCACGGGACCCCGCTCGTTATCTACGACGAAGGGCTTTTGCGCGAGACCATGCGCCGCTACGTGACGGCCTTCCGGGCGCACGATTCCCACGCCGAAGTGGTTTACGCAAGCAAGGCCTTCTGGGCTCAGGCGTTCCTCCGCATGGCGCACGAGGAGGGCCTCCGCGTGGATGTGGCCTCGGGGGGTGAACTCTTCATGGCGCTGCGCGCCGGATTCCCCGCGCAGGCGGTGGTGATGCACGGCAACGCCAAGGACCCCCGTGAGATCTCCGAGGCGCTGGACGCCGGGGTGGGACTGATTGTGGTGGACAGCCTCGACGAGATCGCACTGCTCGATCGCCTCGCTGGGGAGCGTGGGGTCACGCAGGATGTGCTGATCCGCGTCACCCCTGGCGTCAAGCCATCCACCCATGCGTACATCTCTACCGGCCAGCTCGACAGCAAGTTCGGCTTCTCGTTGGAGGGTGGTCTGGCGGCGGCGGCCGTCGCTGCCGTGCGCGCGGTGCCCAACCTCGATCTCGTGGGTCTGCACTGCCACATCGGATCGCAAATCTTCGAGATCGGTGCCTACCGCGTGGCGGCGGCGCTTCTCGCCGGGTTCGTCTCGGAGGTCGGTGGTGACCTTCCGATTGTGGACATGGGTGGTGGCCTCGGTATCGCGTACACACGCCACGACGATCCGCCGTCCGTGGAGGAGTACGCCGACATGGTGATGGAGGCCGTGTCCCGCGAGTGGGAGGCCGTCGGGCTCGCTCGCCCGCGCGTGATGGTGGAACCCGGTCGCAGCATGGTGGGCCGCGCGGGCCTGACCGTGTACCGGGTGACCGGCACCAAGGACATCCCCGGTGTACGGCGGTACGCCGCCGTGGACGGTGGCATGAGCGACCTTATGCGTCCGATGCTCTACGGAGCGGTGTACGAGGCGATTCTTCCCGAGCGCCCGCATGCGGAGGCCACGGAGACGGTGCGCCTCGTGGGTAAGCACTGCGAGAGCGGCGACGTGCTCATCGATGAGGCCGAACTGCCACCCGTCCGCGCGGGCGACCTCGTGTGCCTCCCCGCGACCGGGGCCTATGGTGTGGCGATGGCGAGTAACTACAACGGGGTCACGCGCCCCGCCGTGGTGTTCGTGAACGACGGGGTCGCCACCACCGTGGTACGCAGGGAGACCTACGCCGAACTGGTTGCGAGGGACCTGTGA
- the argB gene encoding acetylglutamate kinase: MGETNRRHLPDRADVQARAAVLLEALPYIREFAGATVVVKYGGSAMTNPELKASFARDIALLKFVGMNPVVVHGGGADISAYSDRLGLDVSFVDGLRVTDEPTMELVKMVLIGKINKEIVAQLHVAGIKAVGLSGDDGLLIRARKATSPAGDLGFVGEVDQINPEILSHLDEFVPVVASVGVDASGQSYNINADTVAGALAAALGAKRVIFLTDVEGVYEDVSDVGTLIAKCTRPDVEAMLASNSVDRGMIPKLSAVCDAIRGGVEAAQIVDGRVPHSVIMELFTEQGLGTMVTES; this comes from the coding sequence ATGGGTGAGACGAACCGCAGGCACCTTCCCGACCGGGCCGACGTTCAGGCACGCGCTGCCGTGCTGCTCGAGGCCCTGCCGTACATTCGCGAGTTCGCCGGCGCCACGGTGGTGGTGAAGTACGGCGGCTCCGCGATGACCAATCCGGAGCTCAAGGCGTCGTTCGCCCGGGACATCGCGTTGCTCAAGTTCGTGGGGATGAACCCCGTCGTGGTGCACGGCGGCGGGGCCGACATCTCGGCCTACTCCGATCGACTCGGGCTCGACGTGAGCTTCGTGGATGGGCTACGGGTGACCGATGAGCCCACCATGGAACTGGTGAAGATGGTGTTGATCGGGAAGATCAACAAAGAGATCGTCGCCCAACTCCATGTGGCCGGCATCAAGGCCGTGGGGCTCTCGGGTGATGACGGACTCTTGATTCGGGCGAGGAAGGCCACCTCCCCCGCGGGCGACCTCGGCTTCGTGGGCGAGGTGGACCAGATCAACCCCGAAATCCTCAGTCACCTCGATGAGTTCGTGCCGGTTGTGGCATCCGTGGGCGTGGACGCTTCGGGTCAGAGCTACAACATCAACGCCGACACCGTGGCGGGCGCCCTCGCCGCCGCGCTCGGTGCGAAGCGGGTGATCTTCCTCACCGACGTGGAGGGCGTTTACGAAGACGTGTCCGACGTGGGGACCCTCATCGCCAAGTGCACCCGTCCCGACGTCGAGGCCATGCTGGCATCCAACTCGGTCGACCGGGGGATGATCCCGAAACTCTCGGCCGTGTGCGATGCGATCCGGGGTGGCGTGGAGGCCGCGCAGATCGTGGACGGTCGCGTACCGCACTCGGTGATCATGGAGCTCTTCACCGAGCAGGGGCTTGGAACGATGGTCACCGAGTCGTGA
- a CDS encoding threonine synthase — MTTHRATGGLALIERYREFLPMTDATPVITMGEGATPLIPLPTLSARLGLDIYAKVEGLNPTGSFKDRGMCLAISKAVEEGATAVICASTGNTSASAAAYAARAGLTAAVIIPGGKIALGKLAQALIYGAKVIAVDGNFDDALRLVRELADTHSVALVNSLNPYRLDGQKTAAFEVCDALGDAPDTLCIPVGNAGNISAYWMGFTEYQTVGRSTRLPRMMGFQAEGAAPLVSGHVVRDPETIATAIRIGNPVRGEQALAAMRDSGGQVDSVTDDQIIAAYRMVAAQEGVFCEPSSAASVAGLIKAHAAGRFAGGERVVCVLTGNGLKDPDTALARSGEVITIPAEYAAAEQALYGS; from the coding sequence GTGACGACGCACCGCGCCACGGGTGGACTGGCGTTGATCGAGCGGTACCGCGAGTTCCTTCCCATGACCGACGCCACGCCCGTCATCACCATGGGTGAGGGCGCCACGCCTCTCATTCCGCTGCCCACGCTCTCCGCGCGCCTCGGGCTCGACATCTACGCAAAGGTGGAGGGGCTCAACCCGACGGGGTCGTTCAAGGATCGGGGAATGTGCCTCGCCATTTCGAAGGCCGTAGAGGAAGGCGCCACTGCCGTGATCTGCGCGAGTACCGGCAACACCTCGGCGTCCGCCGCCGCGTATGCGGCCCGCGCGGGCCTCACGGCCGCCGTCATCATCCCCGGGGGCAAGATCGCGCTTGGCAAACTTGCCCAGGCCCTCATCTACGGGGCCAAGGTCATTGCTGTGGACGGGAACTTCGACGATGCCCTCCGGCTGGTGCGCGAACTCGCCGACACGCACTCGGTTGCGCTTGTCAATTCGCTCAACCCGTACCGTCTCGATGGGCAGAAGACCGCCGCCTTCGAAGTGTGCGACGCCCTCGGCGACGCCCCCGACACTCTCTGTATCCCTGTGGGCAATGCGGGCAACATCTCGGCCTACTGGATGGGGTTCACCGAGTACCAGACGGTGGGTCGATCCACCCGTCTGCCACGCATGATGGGGTTTCAGGCCGAGGGGGCGGCACCCCTGGTGAGTGGCCACGTTGTCAGGGATCCCGAGACCATTGCCACCGCCATTCGCATTGGCAATCCGGTCCGCGGCGAGCAGGCCCTCGCGGCCATGCGCGATTCGGGCGGTCAGGTGGACAGCGTCACCGACGATCAGATCATCGCGGCGTACCGCATGGTGGCTGCGCAGGAGGGCGTCTTTTGCGAGCCGTCGTCGGCGGCCAGTGTGGCCGGTCTCATCAAGGCCCATGCCGCGGGTCGGTTCGCCGGGGGCGAGCGGGTGGTGTGCGTGCTCACTGGCAATGGCCTGAAGGACCCGGACACCGCCCTCGCCCGCAGTGGTGAGGTCATCACGATCCCCGCTGAGTACGCCGCCGCGGAGCAGGCGCTGTATGGCAGCTAA
- a CDS encoding acetylornithine/succinylornithine family transaminase, producing MVEREMAALMSTYCRYPVEFVRGEGAWLFDADGRGYLDCMSGISMNNVGHCHPAVVAAIRDQAGRLINTSNLYYTEPMVALAEWIRDTSMGGRVFFCNSGAEASEAAIKLARKHGGPARTEFVTLEDGFHGRTMGALAMTGQPDKQSAFRPLMPGVTYVRRNDGDALRDAVTDRTCAIAIEIVQGECGVHPLDADFVRLARGLADDRGALLIVDEIQTGMSRTGPLYAYLDLGIEPDVMCLAKSLGGGVPIGAITARPGIDATFQPGDHGSTFAGSPLACASALAAAHVLSDPDLQAHVRREGATFLTGLQSLVDDGLATQARGRGLMCAIDLPTNTGAQVVAAMLERGVLVNNTSPGTVRFLPPLVITRDELATVLAALRDVLPRD from the coding sequence ATGGTGGAGCGCGAGATGGCGGCGCTCATGAGCACCTATTGTCGGTACCCCGTGGAGTTCGTGCGGGGTGAGGGCGCATGGTTGTTCGATGCGGACGGGCGTGGCTACCTCGACTGCATGTCGGGCATTTCGATGAACAACGTCGGCCACTGCCACCCCGCCGTGGTCGCGGCCATTCGGGATCAGGCCGGCAGGCTCATCAACACCTCAAACCTTTATTACACCGAGCCCATGGTGGCGCTGGCGGAGTGGATTCGTGACACCTCCATGGGCGGCCGGGTGTTCTTCTGCAATTCCGGCGCCGAGGCCTCGGAGGCCGCCATCAAGCTGGCGCGCAAACACGGCGGGCCGGCCCGTACGGAGTTCGTGACGCTTGAGGACGGCTTCCACGGCCGGACGATGGGGGCGCTCGCGATGACGGGCCAGCCGGACAAGCAGTCTGCCTTCCGTCCGCTCATGCCGGGTGTGACCTACGTGCGACGGAACGATGGCGACGCGCTTCGGGATGCGGTGACCGACCGCACCTGCGCCATCGCCATCGAGATCGTGCAGGGCGAGTGTGGTGTGCATCCGCTCGATGCCGATTTCGTACGCCTCGCCCGAGGTCTGGCCGACGACCGCGGGGCGCTGCTCATCGTGGATGAGATCCAGACCGGCATGTCCCGTACGGGGCCGCTGTACGCCTACCTCGACCTCGGTATCGAGCCGGATGTGATGTGCCTGGCCAAGAGTCTCGGCGGCGGTGTCCCCATCGGGGCCATCACGGCGCGACCGGGTATCGACGCCACATTCCAGCCGGGTGACCACGGCTCGACATTCGCCGGGAGCCCGCTGGCCTGCGCGTCGGCGCTCGCCGCGGCGCACGTTCTGTCCGACCCCGACCTCCAGGCCCACGTGCGCCGGGAGGGGGCGACCTTCCTCACCGGGCTCCAGTCGCTGGTGGATGACGGACTCGCCACCCAGGCCCGCGGCCGTGGCCTGATGTGCGCCATCGATCTCCCAACCAACACCGGAGCCCAGGTGGTGGCCGCCATGCTTGAGCGCGGCGTCTTGGTCAACAACACGTCGCCCGGCACCGTCCGCTTCCTCCCGCCGCTCGTGATTACGCGCGACGAGTTGGCCACGGTCCTCGCGGCACTGCGGGACGTCCTTCCGAGAGACTGA